In Patescibacteria group bacterium, one DNA window encodes the following:
- a CDS encoding helix-turn-helix transcriptional regulator encodes MQKLICEKLKFLKEKHGYSQQTVADALSMSQNTYSLLETGKTKLDVERLILIAEFYKISAYDLLDISPPKEVKHSLKN; translated from the coding sequence ATGCAAAAGCTTATTTGCGAAAAGCTAAAATTCTTAAAAGAAAAGCATGGGTATTCGCAACAAACGGTAGCTGATGCACTAAGCATGAGCCAAAACACTTACTCACTTTTAGAAACAGGAAAAACAAAGCTTGACGTTGAACGACTAATTTTAATTGCAGAATTTTATAAAATTTCAGCCTATGACCTCTTAGATATATCTCCCCCGAAAGAAGTCAAACATTCATTGAAGAACTGA